A section of the Verrucomicrobium sp. GAS474 genome encodes:
- a CDS encoding SGNH/GDSL hydrolase family protein: MKSPVLAGLLVLSSLAAAAHAAFLIQPNDVVALCGDSITEQRLYTVYVEDYLLMCQPTEGQRILQQGWGGERVPAFLERLKTDVFPFKPTVVTTCYGMNDGSYVPLRTELLETYRASLTDTVDALRKGGVREIVLGTPGCVDPATFRKQASAAEYNETLRVFGEAARDVAEKTGVHFADLHTPMMDAMTKSKAFFGKDYGFIGTDGIHPSFNGQFLMAQAMLQGLGCDGAIGTITLDLASNRAEGTPGQKIVSAASGTVEVESTRYPFCLEGTAGKPEPSPAAIVAFTSFTDDLNRYLLVVKGLPGTKGKVTWSSPDKTVSLSQEFAVADLEKGVNLAALAGRNPFTATFNKVNEAVRTQQLNEVYVVKSFLHNFLQFKQLAPGRNAEWDGMAAAVMERDNALYAAAAALVVPVRHTIQVEAVP, from the coding sequence ATGAAATCGCCCGTCCTCGCCGGTCTCCTCGTCCTTTCCAGCCTGGCCGCCGCCGCCCACGCCGCCTTCCTCATCCAGCCGAACGACGTCGTCGCGCTCTGCGGCGACTCGATCACCGAGCAGCGGCTCTACACCGTCTACGTCGAGGATTACCTCCTCATGTGCCAGCCGACCGAAGGCCAGCGCATCCTCCAGCAGGGCTGGGGCGGCGAGCGGGTGCCCGCGTTCCTCGAGCGGCTGAAGACCGACGTCTTCCCCTTCAAGCCGACCGTCGTCACGACCTGCTACGGGATGAACGACGGCAGCTACGTCCCGCTGCGGACCGAACTCCTCGAGACCTACCGGGCCTCGCTGACCGACACCGTCGACGCGCTGAGGAAGGGCGGCGTCCGCGAGATCGTCCTCGGCACGCCGGGGTGCGTCGATCCGGCGACGTTCCGCAAGCAGGCTTCCGCCGCCGAATACAACGAGACCCTCCGTGTCTTCGGCGAGGCCGCCCGCGACGTGGCGGAGAAGACCGGCGTCCATTTCGCCGACCTCCACACGCCGATGATGGACGCGATGACGAAGTCGAAGGCCTTTTTCGGCAAGGACTACGGCTTCATCGGCACCGACGGCATCCACCCGAGCTTCAACGGCCAGTTCCTCATGGCCCAGGCGATGCTGCAGGGCCTCGGCTGCGACGGGGCGATCGGGACGATCACCCTCGACCTCGCGTCGAACCGGGCCGAGGGGACGCCCGGCCAGAAAATCGTCTCCGCCGCCTCCGGGACCGTCGAGGTCGAGAGCACCCGGTACCCTTTCTGCCTCGAGGGGACCGCGGGCAAGCCCGAGCCGAGCCCCGCCGCGATCGTGGCCTTCACCTCGTTCACCGACGACCTGAACCGCTACCTCCTGGTCGTGAAAGGCCTGCCGGGAACCAAGGGCAAGGTCACGTGGAGCAGCCCCGACAAGACGGTCTCCCTCTCGCAGGAGTTCGCCGTCGCCGACCTCGAGAAAGGGGTCAACCTCGCCGCCCTCGCGGGGCGGAATCCCTTCACCGCCACCTTCAACAAAGTCAACGAGGCGGTGCGGACGCAGCAGCTCAACGAGGTCTACGTGGTGAAATCGTTCCTCCACAATTTCCTCCAGTTCAAGCAGCTCGCCCCCGGCAGGAACGCCGAATGGGACGGGATGGCCGCCGCCGTCATGGAACGGGACAACGCCCTCTACGCCGCCGCCGCCGCCCTCGTCGTCCCCGTCCGCCACACGATCCAGGTCGAGGCCGTGCCTTAG
- a CDS encoding alpha-L-fucosidase produces MSTPSPDPTLSAEVAAQHAQIGNVRKEADAAFAVNGHPDAAWFGPGGLGLFLHWGISAVEGEGDLSWPMMAREPGAAATSLARYGFASVQKGYTPARYWEQAARFTAENYDPGKWLAAAKAAGARYAVLTTRHHDGYALWPSAHGELGTATHLGGRDLVAPFVAACREHGLKVGLYYSPPDWHWNRHHMSFRYGGAKPDLGLHHEAVELPVLAPAEAAERLAAFRRHLKGQVEELLTRYGKIDLIWFDGAGQDAFTLDWLRELQPGIVVNERAHGYGDFSTHECRFPAQRPGGWWEYCHVWADGGWAYLNHETYKPMGWFLGELARARSWGGNFLPSAGPDAKGELPQVYYDRMRQLAAWMEHSGVSLGDVEPGPWPERSNVPITRKGSVWYAHFDWVHDQPALIEGVRRPAFATLLRDGKAVPFEWRENRLTVTIPPDRRTTLLDVVEIRWDTFQE; encoded by the coding sequence ATGTCGACCCCCAGTCCCGATCCGACCCTCTCCGCCGAAGTCGCCGCCCAGCACGCGCAGATCGGCAATGTCCGCAAGGAGGCCGACGCCGCCTTCGCCGTCAACGGCCATCCCGACGCGGCGTGGTTCGGCCCCGGCGGCCTCGGCCTCTTCCTCCATTGGGGGATCTCCGCCGTCGAGGGCGAGGGCGACCTTTCCTGGCCGATGATGGCGCGGGAGCCCGGGGCGGCGGCGACGAGCCTCGCGCGTTATGGCTTCGCCTCGGTGCAGAAGGGCTACACCCCCGCCCGCTACTGGGAGCAGGCCGCCCGATTCACTGCGGAGAACTACGACCCGGGCAAGTGGCTCGCGGCGGCGAAGGCGGCGGGCGCGCGCTACGCCGTCCTCACCACGCGGCACCACGATGGCTACGCCCTGTGGCCGAGCGCCCACGGCGAACTCGGCACCGCCACCCACCTCGGCGGGCGCGACCTCGTCGCCCCCTTCGTCGCCGCCTGCCGCGAGCACGGCCTCAAGGTCGGCCTCTACTATTCCCCGCCCGACTGGCATTGGAACCGGCACCACATGTCGTTCCGCTACGGCGGCGCGAAGCCCGACCTTGGGCTCCATCACGAGGCCGTCGAGCTTCCCGTCCTCGCCCCCGCCGAGGCGGCGGAGCGGCTCGCCGCCTTCCGGCGCCATCTCAAGGGACAGGTCGAGGAACTCCTCACCCGCTACGGCAAGATCGACCTGATCTGGTTCGATGGCGCGGGCCAGGACGCCTTCACCCTCGACTGGCTCCGCGAGCTCCAGCCCGGGATCGTCGTCAACGAGCGGGCCCACGGCTACGGCGATTTCTCGACCCACGAATGCCGCTTCCCCGCGCAACGGCCCGGCGGGTGGTGGGAGTACTGCCACGTCTGGGCCGACGGCGGCTGGGCCTACCTCAATCACGAGACCTACAAGCCGATGGGCTGGTTCCTCGGCGAACTGGCCCGCGCCCGCTCGTGGGGCGGCAACTTCCTCCCGAGCGCGGGCCCCGACGCGAAGGGCGAGCTCCCGCAGGTCTATTACGACCGGATGAGGCAGCTCGCCGCGTGGATGGAACACAGCGGCGTCTCGCTGGGAGACGTTGAGCCGGGGCCGTGGCCCGAGCGGAGCAACGTCCCGATCACCCGGAAAGGGAGCGTCTGGTACGCCCACTTCGATTGGGTCCACGATCAGCCCGCCCTCATCGAGGGCGTCCGCCGCCCCGCCTTCGCCACCTTGTTGCGGGACGGAAAGGCCGTTCCCTTCGAGTGGCGGGAGAACCGCCTCACCGTGACGATCCCCCCCGATCGCCGCACGACCCTCCTCGACGTCGTCGAGATCCGCTGGGACACCTTCCAAGAATAA
- a CDS encoding MFS transporter, which produces MEPTAPPPLRAPVPAAVTPRLYRAGTLRYTAGGLAVLSIWLLWGDFAFTFFENIFGRFMPFYLKDLHASNALIGVMTGSFAGLVNILFLPNLSRWSDNHRGPLGRRIPFLYVVTPLAVAALVGIGFVPEIAGWLHRHLFFHVAPSVTEAAVFLPLLCVLVVSFHFFNMVLVNAYNWLLRDVVPQEMMARFLSCFRIVGSASTFAFLWWVFPHMMAHRKEVFLGVGLFYLAAFLLMCRNVREGEYPPPPAKEDRPGLAASFGLYFRECLRLPIYRNFFIGYVLASMALGCAGPFAALFTRETLGLDMETMGKLFAWGGVPALVLYYPTGALCDRLGPLRVTLWAMAGVAAVSVIGFYYVVSPRSFLAYSLVLTIPAVGWGIGALSATMKLFPQEKFGQFYSGINVFSCGAMIVGNYAIGKFMDLVGSNYRMTFLWTAALLVVALYPMALVYRDWKRYGGPHAYVAPLPTP; this is translated from the coding sequence GTGGAACCGACCGCCCCGCCCCCGCTCCGCGCGCCCGTCCCCGCCGCCGTCACGCCGCGGCTTTATCGCGCGGGGACCCTCCGCTACACGGCGGGCGGGCTCGCCGTCCTTTCGATCTGGCTTCTGTGGGGCGATTTCGCCTTCACGTTCTTCGAGAATATCTTCGGCCGGTTCATGCCGTTTTATCTCAAGGACCTCCACGCCTCGAACGCCCTCATCGGCGTCATGACGGGGAGTTTCGCGGGACTCGTGAACATTCTCTTCCTCCCCAATCTCAGCCGGTGGAGCGACAATCATCGCGGTCCCCTCGGGCGGCGGATCCCGTTCCTCTACGTCGTCACCCCGCTCGCCGTCGCGGCCCTCGTCGGGATCGGCTTCGTCCCCGAGATCGCCGGGTGGCTCCACCGGCACCTCTTCTTCCACGTCGCTCCCTCGGTCACCGAGGCGGCGGTCTTCCTGCCGCTCCTCTGCGTCCTCGTCGTCTCGTTCCACTTCTTCAACATGGTCCTGGTGAACGCCTACAACTGGCTCCTCCGCGACGTCGTCCCGCAGGAGATGATGGCCCGCTTCCTCTCGTGCTTCCGCATCGTCGGGTCGGCCAGCACCTTCGCCTTCCTCTGGTGGGTCTTCCCCCACATGATGGCCCACCGGAAGGAAGTCTTCCTCGGCGTCGGCCTCTTCTACCTCGCCGCCTTCCTCCTCATGTGCCGCAACGTGAGGGAGGGGGAGTACCCCCCGCCGCCCGCGAAGGAAGACCGGCCCGGCCTCGCGGCGTCGTTCGGCCTCTATTTCCGCGAGTGCCTCCGGCTCCCGATCTACCGGAATTTCTTCATCGGCTACGTCCTCGCCAGCATGGCGCTCGGCTGCGCCGGCCCCTTCGCCGCGCTCTTCACGCGGGAGACGCTCGGGCTCGACATGGAGACCATGGGGAAGCTCTTCGCCTGGGGCGGGGTCCCCGCCCTCGTCCTCTATTATCCGACGGGTGCGCTCTGCGACCGCCTCGGCCCGCTGCGGGTGACGTTGTGGGCGATGGCGGGCGTCGCCGCGGTCTCGGTGATCGGTTTTTATTACGTCGTCAGCCCGAGGAGTTTCCTCGCCTACAGCCTCGTCCTGACGATCCCCGCCGTCGGCTGGGGGATCGGGGCGCTCTCGGCGACGATGAAGCTCTTCCCGCAGGAAAAATTCGGCCAGTTCTACTCCGGCATCAACGTCTTCAGTTGCGGCGCGATGATCGTCGGCAACTACGCCATCGGGAAGTTCATGGATCTCGTCGGGAGCAATTACCGGATGACCTTCCTGTGGACCGCCGCGCTCCTCGTCGTCGCGCTCTACCCGATGGCCCTCGTCTACCGCGATTGGAAGCGGTACGGCGGCCCCCACGCCTACGTCGCTCCCCTTCCCACCCCCTAA
- a CDS encoding carbohydrate binding domain-containing protein: protein MTPFRRSLFPFFLLVLLSGGVLALPARSEEANLMANPGFEEADSTAWRENNWGKLDAEYALDPENPHAGRFSKRVTLRKTGPADLQWTQFPLEIKAAGSYRVRFWLRGRSNTGAVRMSIRKMAPPYTNALSYEVSPSEDWKEYVFDFTLPQSFDTKMAGIVFSIHDETTFWLDDVSMTPLPAVSEEPAVSGNRIPNGSFELGRDGWTGTFRERRGMADAMAAQEANVGAEFAPVKAADAPQGKRVLRFEVREGARAMLTTGYFPLRYGHPATIGFWMKADAPDRKLLVHLANGLFPNIAWQGKEFTSPDAEWHRYTFPVLPQPEFGGRYCLEMATADAAVYQLDDVTATEDDLPAAAPVVFQAGSEPAPGNDPASLFDKGEKAAFLLHVLSDKARTLTVHVVDAWGREIKTFPVAVPAAPTEAADIPLVLPTALYGGFKCVVDDPLGGPLPAAEIIYAVLPPVKAASEVKEPFFGTHADLTPYNLHIASRAGFRLLRLWPPLITIWAAVEPTPGNWSFETRGLERATKMGFRFLGMLGSTPASEADAPTPADAAKSNWFDNWPPKDWDAWRGYIGRSLKAYGPYIKEWEVWNEPDGGGFLRIPAGKSRPQVYVDIVKNAFPAFPPATEARFSGGVVTTLSRPFTREILDLGVASCLDAYSTHYYEMSLGIGPEENQLFLDRLAEVRAQKGRSGKPLDVLVTEFSADKIKSWLDGACLPGNGMTVAEGAALLTRTTIALKALGIKEAYQYAGFAQPSGRIAYRDGFADYIEVNGAPRPALAAQAAMAHFLEEASAAGLVQVQLEAGGGKATVASFLLAGRKTDVVWAKKPVKLGEIAAVPFAGRSGYDMMGNPVALSTDLPVGPDPLYLVQEAKH from the coding sequence ATGACGCCTTTCCGTCGTTCGCTCTTTCCTTTCTTCCTCCTCGTCCTGCTCTCCGGCGGGGTCCTGGCTCTCCCGGCCCGGTCCGAGGAGGCGAACCTGATGGCCAATCCCGGTTTCGAGGAGGCCGACTCGACGGCCTGGCGGGAGAACAACTGGGGGAAGCTCGACGCCGAATATGCCCTCGACCCGGAGAATCCCCATGCGGGCCGGTTCTCGAAGCGGGTCACGCTCCGCAAGACCGGCCCTGCCGATCTCCAGTGGACCCAGTTCCCGCTCGAGATCAAGGCCGCCGGTTCCTACCGGGTCCGTTTCTGGCTCCGGGGCCGGAGCAACACCGGCGCGGTCCGGATGAGCATCCGGAAGATGGCCCCGCCCTACACCAACGCCCTCAGCTACGAGGTCTCCCCCTCGGAGGATTGGAAGGAATACGTCTTCGACTTCACCCTTCCCCAGTCCTTCGACACGAAGATGGCGGGCATCGTCTTCTCGATCCACGACGAGACGACGTTCTGGCTCGACGACGTGAGCATGACGCCGCTCCCCGCCGTCTCCGAGGAGCCCGCCGTTTCCGGGAACCGGATTCCGAACGGTTCCTTCGAGCTCGGCCGCGACGGCTGGACGGGGACGTTCCGCGAGCGGCGGGGCATGGCCGACGCGATGGCCGCGCAGGAGGCGAACGTCGGGGCCGAGTTCGCCCCGGTGAAGGCCGCCGACGCGCCGCAAGGGAAGCGGGTCCTCCGCTTCGAGGTTAGGGAGGGGGCGCGGGCGATGCTCACCACCGGCTACTTCCCCCTCCGCTACGGCCATCCGGCGACGATCGGCTTCTGGATGAAGGCCGACGCCCCCGACCGGAAGCTCCTCGTCCACCTCGCCAACGGCCTCTTCCCGAACATCGCCTGGCAGGGGAAGGAGTTCACGAGTCCCGACGCCGAATGGCACCGCTACACCTTCCCCGTCCTCCCGCAGCCCGAGTTCGGCGGACGGTATTGCCTCGAGATGGCGACCGCCGACGCCGCCGTCTACCAGCTCGACGACGTGACGGCGACCGAGGACGACCTCCCCGCCGCCGCGCCCGTCGTCTTCCAGGCCGGGAGCGAGCCCGCGCCGGGGAACGATCCGGCCAGCCTCTTCGACAAGGGGGAGAAGGCCGCCTTCCTCCTCCACGTCCTCAGCGACAAGGCGCGGACCCTTACCGTCCATGTCGTCGACGCCTGGGGACGGGAGATCAAGACGTTCCCCGTCGCCGTTCCCGCCGCGCCGACCGAGGCCGCCGACATCCCCCTCGTGTTGCCGACCGCCCTCTACGGCGGCTTCAAGTGCGTGGTCGACGATCCCCTCGGAGGACCGCTCCCCGCCGCCGAGATCATCTACGCGGTCCTTCCCCCCGTGAAGGCGGCCTCGGAGGTGAAGGAGCCGTTCTTCGGCACCCACGCCGACCTCACCCCCTACAATCTCCACATCGCCTCGCGGGCCGGGTTCCGCCTCCTCCGCCTCTGGCCCCCGCTCATCACGATCTGGGCCGCCGTCGAGCCGACGCCCGGGAACTGGAGCTTCGAGACGCGCGGCCTCGAGCGGGCGACGAAGATGGGCTTCCGCTTCCTCGGCATGCTCGGTAGTACCCCGGCCTCCGAGGCCGATGCGCCGACTCCCGCCGACGCCGCGAAGAGCAACTGGTTCGACAACTGGCCGCCGAAGGACTGGGACGCTTGGCGCGGCTACATCGGCAGATCGCTCAAGGCTTACGGCCCCTACATCAAGGAATGGGAAGTCTGGAACGAGCCCGACGGCGGCGGCTTCCTCCGCATCCCCGCCGGGAAGAGCCGCCCGCAGGTCTACGTCGACATCGTGAAGAACGCCTTCCCTGCCTTCCCGCCCGCGACCGAGGCCCGCTTCAGCGGCGGCGTCGTCACGACGCTCTCCCGGCCCTTCACGAGGGAGATCCTCGACCTCGGCGTCGCCTCCTGCCTCGACGCCTACTCGACCCACTATTACGAGATGAGCCTCGGCATCGGGCCGGAGGAGAACCAGCTCTTCCTCGACCGCCTCGCCGAGGTCCGTGCGCAGAAGGGGCGTTCCGGGAAGCCGCTCGACGTCCTCGTCACCGAGTTCAGCGCCGACAAGATCAAGTCGTGGCTCGACGGGGCCTGCCTGCCCGGCAACGGGATGACCGTCGCCGAGGGGGCCGCGCTGCTGACCCGGACGACGATCGCCCTGAAGGCCCTTGGCATCAAGGAAGCCTACCAGTACGCCGGCTTCGCCCAGCCCTCGGGCCGGATCGCCTACCGGGACGGCTTCGCCGACTACATCGAGGTCAACGGCGCGCCCCGCCCCGCCCTCGCCGCGCAGGCGGCGATGGCCCACTTCCTCGAGGAGGCGAGCGCGGCGGGGCTGGTCCAAGTCCAGCTCGAGGCAGGCGGGGGCAAGGCGACGGTCGCCTCGTTCCTCCTCGCGGGGCGGAAGACCGACGTCGTCTGGGCGAAGAAGCCGGTGAAGCTCGGCGAGATCGCCGCCGTCCCCTTCGCGGGACGGAGCGGCTATGACATGATGGGGAATCCCGTCGCGCTTTCGACCGATCTCCCGGTCGGCCCCGATCCGCTCTACCTCGTCCAGGAAGCGAAGCACTAA
- a CDS encoding carbohydrate binding domain-containing protein: MNPNPTMNRRGAFLSMLLAGIASFALGGRGEAQTTWTATTSSGWSTASNWSNGVPLTDGSEAVTITGGTAALTSTIDSAWSATGSISGLTINPNTAAVTLATGTGVTAFTIGAGGVTIGASSQTVKITAPLTLSASQTWNVGTGSTLQSTGTAFNAGSGVTLTKTGAGSLQFTTATAINGNLTVNQGTVQLGIVSGTLASFGTGTVLMQNNGATTLQLGIATGTMTANSTFSNNITFADQGTGGGTFTLGTGAVGAGKTLTLSGNLASSGTLAQKIVLNGAGTNGVANIFSAGTVVLSGDNSGLASTAGVAVKEGIWVLDSNNALGTNNGLAVAVGDYSNSVTGLAALLATSGHNVTAALATATNNSSTSHLAEFGISGTGSVTFSGNLQMVTSNSSNPSIPMVYLAAASGGTANFSGVISDTSAASTYKSAVIATGGGRVVESGANTYGGGTYVYGGTALVAQNTSGSASGTGAVTVGATAVTLTGATTTANNASVTVTSVAGLAVGQTVSGTGIVAGSVIIGINATTKVVTLSVRATATGTADLTAAGETGILGGTGIFAPGGTNGITVLSGSSIYPGVGGSAVQTLTMNGLQSGGTLLTMQTGSTFTFNLGASNTSDTLKFINYGIGDLVLNSNALNFSNAQEGTFTLFQFYSNAGTTLTADGLTSGLVLGTGLTGYTATLNYDASDISLTLVAVAVPEPSTWLLLVLSGGFLFAAARRRSVMTAAACSLAAAALLSGGALSQARADDRAEAPNLLINPGFEEPKKAGWIDNNWAKLEAEYAFDDQVFHAGRYSKRMTLKEASAGNELQEGQWPLDLKGGTTYRVKYWIKGSATGNGKVDVTIRDAGAPYATYGTSSLATTEEWKEGTFDFTVPAVFEDKKVGLYISFRNAMTIWIDDASLTVVSPASN; the protein is encoded by the coding sequence ATGAATCCGAATCCGACGATGAACCGCCGAGGGGCATTTCTCTCCATGCTCCTTGCGGGAATCGCCTCGTTCGCCTTGGGCGGTCGGGGCGAGGCGCAGACGACCTGGACGGCGACGACCAGCAGCGGCTGGAGCACCGCCTCGAACTGGAGCAACGGCGTACCGCTGACCGACGGTTCCGAGGCCGTGACGATCACCGGCGGGACGGCGGCCCTGACCTCGACCATCGATTCCGCCTGGAGCGCGACGGGCTCGATCTCGGGGCTGACGATCAACCCGAACACGGCGGCCGTCACCCTCGCGACGGGCACGGGCGTCACCGCCTTCACGATCGGCGCGGGCGGCGTCACCATCGGGGCCTCCAGCCAGACAGTGAAGATCACCGCCCCGCTCACCCTCTCGGCGAGCCAGACCTGGAACGTCGGGACGGGATCGACCCTCCAATCGACCGGCACCGCCTTCAACGCCGGCTCCGGCGTCACGCTGACCAAGACCGGGGCCGGTTCGCTCCAGTTCACGACGGCGACCGCCATCAACGGCAACCTCACCGTGAACCAGGGCACCGTCCAGCTCGGCATCGTCTCGGGCACGCTCGCCTCGTTCGGCACGGGGACCGTCCTGATGCAGAACAACGGGGCGACGACGCTCCAGCTCGGCATCGCCACCGGGACGATGACGGCGAACAGCACCTTCTCGAACAACATCACCTTCGCCGACCAGGGGACGGGCGGCGGGACCTTCACCCTCGGCACCGGCGCGGTCGGCGCGGGGAAGACCCTCACGCTTTCCGGGAACCTCGCCAGCTCGGGGACGCTCGCGCAGAAGATCGTCCTGAACGGCGCGGGGACGAACGGCGTCGCCAACATCTTCTCCGCCGGGACGGTCGTCCTCTCGGGCGACAACAGCGGCCTGGCGAGCACCGCCGGGGTCGCCGTGAAGGAGGGGATCTGGGTCCTCGACAGCAACAACGCCCTCGGGACGAACAACGGCCTCGCCGTCGCCGTCGGCGACTACTCGAACTCGGTCACCGGCCTCGCCGCCCTGCTGGCGACGAGCGGCCACAACGTCACCGCCGCCCTCGCCACCGCGACGAACAATTCCTCGACCAGCCACCTCGCCGAATTCGGCATCTCGGGAACGGGCAGCGTGACCTTCAGCGGCAACCTCCAGATGGTGACGTCGAACAGCTCCAACCCCTCGATCCCGATGGTCTACCTCGCCGCGGCCTCGGGCGGGACGGCGAACTTCAGCGGCGTTATCTCCGACACCAGCGCGGCCTCCACCTACAAGTCGGCCGTCATCGCCACGGGCGGGGGCCGGGTCGTCGAGAGCGGCGCGAACACCTACGGCGGCGGGACCTACGTCTACGGCGGCACCGCCCTCGTCGCCCAGAACACCAGCGGCAGTGCTTCGGGCACGGGGGCCGTCACGGTCGGCGCGACCGCCGTCACCCTCACCGGGGCGACGACCACCGCGAACAACGCGAGCGTGACGGTGACCAGCGTCGCCGGACTCGCCGTCGGCCAGACGGTCTCGGGGACGGGCATCGTCGCCGGGAGCGTCATCATCGGGATCAACGCGACGACGAAGGTTGTCACCCTCTCCGTACGGGCGACCGCGACCGGAACCGCCGACCTGACGGCGGCGGGCGAGACCGGCATCCTCGGCGGCACCGGCATCTTCGCGCCGGGCGGGACCAACGGCATCACCGTCCTCTCCGGCTCGAGCATCTATCCGGGCGTCGGCGGCTCGGCGGTGCAGACGCTGACGATGAACGGCCTCCAGAGCGGCGGGACGCTGCTGACGATGCAGACCGGTTCGACCTTCACCTTCAACCTCGGCGCGTCGAACACGAGCGACACCCTGAAGTTCATCAACTACGGCATCGGCGACCTGGTGCTGAACAGCAACGCGCTCAACTTCTCGAACGCCCAGGAAGGGACCTTCACCCTCTTCCAGTTCTACAGCAACGCCGGGACGACGCTGACCGCCGACGGCCTCACCAGCGGCCTGGTGCTGGGGACCGGCCTTACCGGCTACACCGCCACGTTGAACTACGACGCGAGCGATATCTCGCTGACCCTCGTCGCGGTCGCGGTGCCGGAGCCGTCGACCTGGCTGCTGCTGGTGCTTTCGGGCGGATTCCTCTTCGCGGCGGCGCGGCGGCGGTCGGTCATGACGGCGGCGGCCTGCTCCCTCGCGGCGGCCGCCCTCCTCTCGGGCGGCGCGCTCTCCCAGGCCCGGGCCGACGATCGGGCGGAAGCGCCGAACCTCCTTATCAATCCCGGCTTCGAGGAGCCGAAGAAGGCGGGCTGGATCGACAACAACTGGGCGAAGCTCGAAGCCGAGTATGCCTTCGACGACCAGGTCTTCCATGCGGGCCGCTATTCCAAGAGGATGACCCTGAAGGAGGCCTCCGCGGGCAACGAGCTGCAGGAAGGCCAATGGCCGCTCGACCTCAAGGGCGGGACGACCTATCGGGTGAAGTATTGGATCAAGGGATCGGCGACCGGGAACGGCAAGGTCGACGTGACGATCCGGGACGCCGGGGCGCCCTACGCGACCTACGGCACCTCCTCCCTCGCGACGACCGAGGAGTGGAAGGAAGGGACGTTCGACTTCACCGTCCCCGCCGTCTTCGAGGACAAGAAGGTCGGCCTCTACATCAGCTTCCGGAACGCCATGACAATCTGGATCGACGATGCCAGTCTGACCGTCGTCTCCCCGGCCTCGAATTGA